One Sodalis praecaptivus DNA segment encodes these proteins:
- a CDS encoding VOC family protein: MISLQRMHHIAIIASDYARSKHFYCQVLGFTLIGEHYRAERDSWKGDLALQGEYLIELFSFPGAPGRLSRPEAQGLRHLAFSVADIDGAIASLEADGVACEPVRVDALTGKKFTFFTDPDRLPLELYEA, encoded by the coding sequence ATGATTAGCCTACAACGGATGCACCATATCGCCATCATCGCCAGCGATTATGCGCGCAGTAAACATTTTTACTGCCAGGTGCTGGGCTTTACGCTTATCGGCGAACATTACCGCGCCGAACGGGACTCTTGGAAAGGGGATCTGGCGCTGCAAGGGGAGTATCTGATTGAGCTGTTCTCCTTTCCCGGCGCGCCGGGGCGGCTCAGCCGGCCGGAAGCCCAGGGGTTGCGCCATTTAGCCTTCAGCGTCGCCGACATCGATGGGGCGATTGCCAGCCTAGAGGCCGACGGCGTGGCCTGCGAGCCGGTGCGGGTTGATGCGCTCACCGGCAAGAAATTCACATTTTTTACCGATCCCGATCGGTTACCGCTGGAGCTGTATGAAGCCTGA
- the tilS gene encoding tRNA lysidine(34) synthetase TilS — protein sequence MKPDAVGQVQALRRRVAARVAPYRALLLAFSGGLDSTVLLDALTALRDGDDALDGADAPALRAVHVHHGLSRHADRWAAHCAHECRRRDVAFSTAHVVLDGTPEGLEAAARSARYQALAATLGDDEVLLTAQHQDDQAETLLLALKRGSGPAGLAAMAADAPFRGRRLVRPLLECGRAELEAYARARGLRWIEDDSNSDLRFDRNFLRLRILPPLRQRWPQFAAAAARSAQLCAEQERLLDELLAETLEALTLPDGSLRLTALTAMSDIRRAAVLRRWLASRGVRMPSRQQLARLWQEVALSRRDAVAQMQLDDRQVRRFRDRLYVLPQLPALSDAVAIVPWPPQSERLRLPAGLGILHRRPVGFNGVAQSIANASPMPDNGPGRRLDVDAAIGAAGGGVVNTDGAASAALPEAVVRAPRPDERVSVRFGPVRGLLYITGRRRGRTLKKIWQELAIPPWRRGSTPLLFYNEQLIAALGVFVTWEGATRESEAQWHLFWRADSTDAKAVAPEDGGQDGVGANEDSESD from the coding sequence ATGAAGCCTGATGCCGTTGGGCAGGTGCAGGCGCTGCGCCGTCGTGTCGCAGCCCGTGTCGCCCCTTATCGCGCGCTGCTGCTGGCATTCAGCGGCGGGCTCGATTCCACGGTATTGCTGGATGCCCTCACCGCGCTGCGCGACGGTGATGACGCCCTGGATGGCGCAGACGCACCGGCGCTGCGGGCGGTTCATGTTCATCATGGATTAAGCCGCCACGCCGATCGTTGGGCCGCCCATTGCGCGCACGAATGCCGCCGGCGCGACGTCGCGTTTAGCACGGCGCATGTGGTGCTCGACGGGACGCCCGAGGGCCTGGAGGCGGCGGCGCGTAGCGCCCGTTACCAGGCGCTGGCGGCGACGCTGGGGGACGATGAGGTGTTGCTTACCGCCCAACATCAAGACGATCAGGCGGAAACGCTGCTGCTGGCGCTTAAACGCGGTAGCGGTCCGGCCGGCCTGGCGGCGATGGCGGCGGATGCGCCATTTCGCGGTCGCCGCCTGGTGCGGCCCCTGCTGGAGTGCGGCCGGGCGGAGCTGGAGGCGTACGCCCGTGCACGCGGGCTCCGCTGGATTGAGGATGACAGCAATAGCGACCTGCGCTTCGATCGCAATTTTCTACGCCTGCGGATCCTGCCGCCCCTGCGGCAGCGCTGGCCGCAATTTGCCGCCGCCGCGGCGCGCAGCGCGCAGCTTTGCGCCGAGCAGGAGCGGCTTTTGGATGAACTGCTGGCGGAGACGCTAGAGGCGCTTACCCTGCCGGACGGGTCGTTGCGCTTGACGGCGCTAACGGCGATGAGTGATATCCGGCGCGCGGCCGTTTTACGGCGCTGGTTGGCCAGCCGCGGCGTGAGAATGCCCTCACGCCAGCAATTGGCCCGGCTGTGGCAAGAGGTGGCGCTCAGCCGGCGCGATGCGGTGGCACAAATGCAGCTCGACGACCGGCAGGTGCGACGCTTTCGCGACCGTCTGTATGTGCTGCCGCAATTGCCGGCGCTTTCCGATGCTGTGGCGATAGTGCCCTGGCCGCCGCAAAGCGAGAGGCTTAGGTTGCCCGCAGGGCTGGGAATCCTCCATCGACGCCCGGTGGGCTTCAACGGCGTAGCGCAGAGCATCGCTAACGCGTCGCCGATGCCCGACAACGGCCCCGGGCGGCGCCTGGACGTCGATGCCGCGATCGGCGCCGCCGGAGGGGGCGTCGTCAACACCGACGGTGCCGCCAGTGCGGCGCTGCCCGAGGCTGTAGTGCGCGCACCGCGGCCCGACGAACGGGTGTCTGTGCGCTTTGGCCCCGTGCGCGGTCTGCTGTATATTACCGGGCGCCGCCGCGGGCGAACACTAAAAAAAATCTGGCAAGAACTGGCTATTCCGCCGTGGCGACGCGGTAGCACGCCGCTGCTGTTTTATAATGAACAGCTCATCGCGGCGCTGGGGGTATTTGTCACCTGGGAGGGCGCGACGCGGGAATCGGAGGCGCAATGGCATCTGTTTTGGCGGGCGGACAGCACTGACGCAAAAGCTGTCGCGCCAGAAGACGGTGGCCAGGACGGCGTAGGGGCAAACGAGGATAGCGAAAGCGATTAA
- the rof gene encoding Rho-binding antiterminator, producing the protein MTMNEEYQPINCDDYDNLELACTRHWVLNLTLRNGETVTGAAREMLSRKRVEYLVIEQAGVSQDIRLDHIASFTHPELGTVVVSAE; encoded by the coding sequence ATGACTATGAATGAAGAATATCAGCCCATTAACTGTGATGATTACGATAATCTTGAGCTTGCCTGTACGCGCCATTGGGTATTGAACCTTACGCTCCGTAATGGGGAAACAGTGACCGGCGCGGCACGCGAAATGCTGTCGAGAAAGCGCGTTGAATATCTGGTTATCGAACAGGCGGGCGTCAGCCAGGACATCCGGTTGGATCACATTGCCAGCTTCACCCATCCCGAGTTGGGCACCGTGGTGGTCAGCGCAGAGTAA
- a CDS encoding YaeQ family protein — MALKATIHKATVNIADMDRHYYSEANLVLAQHPSETPQRLMLRLLAWLCHADDRLEFTRGLSAEDEPALWLRNDHGEAQWWIELGLPDEKRLRKACHQARQVVLYAYNARAARVWWQQNQPLLSTHGNLSVRFIDDGQLNALANLAQRNMVLQATLQEGLIWLSNADSQLEIAFEQWQ; from the coding sequence ATGGCGCTGAAAGCTACCATCCACAAAGCCACGGTCAATATTGCCGACATGGACCGTCATTATTATTCTGAAGCCAATCTGGTACTGGCGCAACACCCCTCGGAAACCCCGCAACGCCTGATGTTGCGGCTGCTGGCGTGGCTTTGCCATGCGGACGATCGTCTGGAATTTACCCGCGGGCTTAGCGCGGAAGATGAGCCCGCGCTGTGGTTGCGAAATGACCACGGCGAAGCGCAATGGTGGATCGAACTGGGCTTACCGGACGAAAAGCGCTTACGCAAAGCGTGTCACCAGGCCCGCCAGGTAGTGCTGTACGCCTATAATGCGCGTGCCGCTCGCGTTTGGTGGCAGCAAAACCAACCGCTTTTGTCTACGCATGGGAATTTGTCGGTACGCTTTATCGACGACGGGCAGCTAAACGCGCTGGCGAATCTGGCGCAGCGCAATATGGTGCTACAGGCGACGCTGCAGGAGGGATTAATCTGGCTGTCGAATGCCGACAGTCAGCTGGAGATCGCCTTCGAGCAGTGGCAATAG
- a CDS encoding copper resistance protein NlpE N-terminal domain-containing protein yields MKRLILLLVITLSGSVLPGCHIAPPADRAFTPMQQYYQGTLPGENREAIETSLFLAENGTFVMRQHFTTGTRLGRMQSSVGQWARTADKLTLVENATGKKRFFRPSGNSLEMLDDHGVMIPSAGCRFLLLPPRDRVMT; encoded by the coding sequence GTGAAAAGATTGATCTTGTTGCTGGTCATTACGCTCAGCGGCAGCGTGTTGCCCGGCTGCCACATTGCGCCGCCGGCGGATAGGGCCTTTACGCCAATGCAGCAGTATTATCAAGGCACGCTGCCGGGCGAGAACCGCGAGGCCATTGAAACCTCACTTTTCCTCGCGGAAAATGGCACCTTCGTCATGCGACAGCACTTTACCACCGGCACGCGCCTCGGCCGCATGCAGTCAAGCGTAGGCCAATGGGCGCGTACCGCCGACAAATTGACGCTGGTGGAAAACGCGACCGGTAAAAAGCGCTTTTTTCGACCGTCGGGCAATTCGCTGGAAATGTTGGATGATCACGGCGTGATGATCCCCTCCGCCGGCTGCCGTTTTCTACTTCTGCCGCCGCGCGATCGGGTAATGACTTGA